Proteins from one Triticum aestivum cultivar Chinese Spring chromosome 7A, IWGSC CS RefSeq v2.1, whole genome shotgun sequence genomic window:
- the LOC123151412 gene encoding cysteine-rich receptor-like protein kinase 10 produces the protein MLRPPHRLVSHRRLLGTSASAPLAGDEAAAAHGSSPNSVKIMVSVLVVVIFCTLLYCVYCWRWRKRNAVRRTQNENMTPLSRSISELPLMDLASIDAATGNFARANKLGEGGFGPVYRGVMACGAEIAVKRLSARSRQGAAEFRNEVELIAKLQHRNLVRLLGWCAERDEKLLVYEYLPNGSLDAFLFDTSKSAELDWNSRHNIIIGIARGLLYLHEDSLLKVIHRDLKPSNVLLDNKMNPKISDFGLARIFKDECNGVNTGHIVGTYGYMAPEFVMDSVFSAKSDVFGFGVLLLEILSGQRNSMSYLEEHRQSLIQDAWKFWIEDRANEFIDRALGQSYSRDEAWRCFQVGLLCVQDDPDIRPTMSNVLLMLVSEQMSLPAPSRPVRNVPLLAPSAMLRSEPLVSHKSINYASITAIQPR, from the exons ATGTTGAGGCCACCGCACCGACTCGTGAGCCACCGCCGGCTGCTGGGCACGTCAGCGTCCGCGCCGCTGGCGGGCGACGAGGCAG CTGCGGCGCATGGCTCCAGCCCGAACTCCGTGAAGATCATGGTGTCCGTtctggtggtggtcatcttctgcACGCTCCTCTACTGCGTCTACTGCTGGCGCTGGCGGAAGCGCAACG CCGTCAGGAGAACGCAGAACGAGAACATGACGCCGCTGTCTAGGTCGATCTCGGAGCTGCCGCTCATGGACCTGGCCTCCATCGACGCCGCCACCGGCAACTTCGCCAGGGCCAACAAGCTCGGCGAGGGCGGCTTCGGCCCGGTATACAGA GGCGTCATGGCGTGCGGCGCGGAGATCGCAGTGAAGCGGCTGTCGGCGCGGTCGCGGCAGGGCGCGGCGGAGTTCCGGAACGAGGTGGAGCTGATCGCCAAGCTGCAGCACCGCAACCTGGTGCGGCTGCTAGGCTGGTGCGCCGAGCGCGACGAGAAGCTGCTCGTCTACGAGTACTTGCCCAACGGCAGCCTCGACGCCTTCCTCTTTG ACACCAGCAAGAGCGCCGAGCTAGACTGGAAtagcaggcacaacatcatcatcgGCATTGCCCGTGGGTTGCTCTACCTCCATGAGGACTCACTGCTCAAGGTCATTCACCGAGACCTCAAGCCAAGTAATGTTCTCCTCGACAACAAGATGAACCCCAAGATCTCCGACTTTGGCTTGGCTAGGATCTTCAAGGACGAATGCAATGGTGTCAACACGGGACACATCGTCGGGACCTA TGGGTACATGGCACCGGAATTTGTGATGGATAGTGTCTTCTCAGCAAAATCAGATGTTTTTGGCTTTGGAGTCCTCCTACTAGAGATCTTGAGTGGACAACGGAATAGCATGTCATACCTTGAGGAGCACCGACAATCCCTCATCCAAGAT GCATGGAAGTTCTGGATTGAAGATCGGGCAAATGAATTTATTGATCGTGCACTTGGGCAATCTTACTCAAGGGACGAGGCATGGCGTTGCTTCCAAGTCGGCCTCCTCTGCGTGCAAGATGACCCCGACATTCGACCAACCATGTCAAATGTCCTTCTAATGCTCGTCAGTGAACAAATGAGCCTGCCAGCACCATCTAGGCCGGTGAGAAACGTCCCATTGTTAGCGCCATCGGCCATGTTAAGGAGTGAACCGTTGGTTTCTCATAAGTCGATCAACTATGCCTCGATAACTGCTATCCAGCCGCGATGA